From Paenibacillus sp. GP183, one genomic window encodes:
- a CDS encoding M23 family metallopeptidase, which translates to MNDQKQGLQTKEEAPKTVQGAPIVTSPWKRLLAKKWVFPAAYMAAAAIILTFMWVYQDVGKKAATKDLGLKVTNESTVDKSKTPDALAVSTKAESMQWPVKDMKELTTSLPFYDTKASNEVRQAAMIVYGDTLTPHVGVDLQKPDGGTFDVFAALSGKVTAVEQNPVVGNLVEITHSNGLVTVYQSLGEVSVAKNADVKKGDVIAKAGRNELEKEEGIHLHFEVRQGAGGPALNPETLISAN; encoded by the coding sequence ATGAATGATCAAAAACAAGGTTTACAGACGAAGGAAGAAGCTCCTAAAACTGTTCAAGGAGCACCAATCGTCACATCCCCATGGAAGAGATTGCTTGCGAAGAAGTGGGTATTTCCAGCAGCGTATATGGCAGCAGCGGCAATTATCTTAACCTTCATGTGGGTCTATCAAGACGTCGGCAAGAAAGCGGCTACTAAGGATCTTGGGCTTAAAGTGACGAATGAATCAACGGTCGACAAATCCAAAACCCCTGATGCTTTAGCCGTATCGACAAAAGCGGAATCCATGCAATGGCCCGTAAAGGACATGAAAGAATTGACCACTTCGCTCCCTTTTTATGACACTAAGGCGAGCAATGAGGTAAGACAAGCTGCTATGATTGTGTACGGCGACACTCTTACTCCACACGTAGGTGTCGATCTTCAGAAGCCGGATGGCGGAACCTTTGATGTATTCGCCGCTTTGAGCGGTAAAGTCACAGCCGTGGAACAAAATCCAGTCGTCGGCAATTTGGTAGAGATTACACACAGCAACGGACTCGTTACCGTGTATCAGAGCTTGGGTGAAGTATCCGTCGCTAAAAATGCGGATGTGAAAAAAGGCGATGTGATCGCCAAAGCCGGCCGCAATGAATTGGAAAAAGAAGAAGGCATCCATCTTCATTTCGAAGTGCGCCAAGGCGCGGGTGGACCAGCTCTCAATCCGGAAACATTGATAAGCGCTAATTAA
- the spoIIID gene encoding sporulation transcriptional regulator SpoIIID, giving the protein MHDYIKERTIKIGTCIVETKHTVRTIAKEFGVSKSTVHKDLTERLPEINPDLANQVKHILEYHKSIRHLRGGEATKIKYRKTKHPRPAEALIALKS; this is encoded by the coding sequence TTGCACGATTACATCAAAGAGCGGACCATTAAGATCGGTACCTGCATTGTCGAGACCAAGCACACCGTTCGTACCATTGCCAAGGAATTCGGCGTATCCAAGAGCACGGTGCATAAGGATCTGACGGAAAGATTGCCGGAGATTAATCCGGACCTGGCCAATCAGGTGAAGCACATATTGGAGTATCACAAATCCATCCGGCATCTCAGAGGAGGCGAAGCTACAAAAATCAAATATCGCAAAACCAAGCATCCCAGACCAGCCGAAGCTCTAATCGCGTTAAAGTCTTGA
- the spoIID gene encoding stage II sporulation protein D: protein MRKKKKKPAPRVILWVAFWLSLLLMVTMIIPGLLVKKIPSHSAYTQPSKETRGKDAQTAEAKPPLMIPVYLTKKASIESVSLEAYVKGVIAAEMPVEFELEALKAQALAARTYIVRRIAEQDFSEVPSRDAWVTDTTTHQAYISQQDLSHKWENSPSAANLDKINRAVEETKDMILVYDHKPINATFFSTSNGYTENADEYWNVKVPYLVSVPSPWDISLSPRYQEKVAIPYKTVQQKLGVASISSSSSKKTGMKILETSTGHRVKSISIGGKIFSGREVREKLGLASSQFDWKWRGEQIEFTTYGFGHGVGLSQWGAQGMALAGKTAEDIVKYYYKGISIARASDIL, encoded by the coding sequence ATGCGCAAAAAGAAAAAAAAACCTGCGCCAAGGGTCATCCTATGGGTGGCTTTTTGGTTGTCGCTGCTGCTTATGGTCACTATGATCATTCCAGGATTGCTAGTTAAGAAGATTCCGAGTCACTCGGCCTATACTCAGCCAAGCAAGGAAACTCGAGGTAAAGATGCTCAAACAGCGGAAGCCAAGCCGCCTTTAATGATTCCCGTTTATCTTACGAAGAAAGCCTCGATTGAATCCGTCTCTTTGGAGGCTTATGTAAAAGGAGTCATAGCTGCTGAAATGCCGGTTGAGTTCGAACTGGAGGCCTTAAAAGCACAGGCATTGGCAGCTAGAACTTACATCGTGAGGCGCATAGCGGAACAAGATTTCAGCGAAGTGCCCAGCCGCGATGCCTGGGTTACGGATACAACGACGCACCAAGCCTATATCAGCCAGCAAGATTTATCCCATAAATGGGAGAACAGCCCATCGGCCGCCAATCTGGATAAGATTAATAGAGCCGTGGAAGAAACGAAGGATATGATCCTCGTCTATGACCATAAACCGATCAATGCTACCTTTTTTTCAACCAGCAATGGATATACCGAGAATGCCGATGAGTATTGGAATGTAAAGGTACCTTATCTGGTAAGCGTCCCCAGCCCTTGGGACATCTCTCTATCGCCGCGCTATCAAGAAAAAGTGGCCATCCCCTATAAAACGGTTCAGCAAAAGCTTGGGGTGGCCAGTATATCATCTTCAAGCAGCAAAAAAACAGGAATGAAGATACTGGAAACATCAACGGGACACCGTGTCAAATCCATAAGCATAGGGGGCAAAATCTTTTCAGGCCGCGAAGTGAGAGAAAAACTGGGACTGGCCTCCTCGCAGTTTGATTGGAAATGGAGAGGCGAACAGATAGAGTTCACCACCTATGGCTTCGGGCACGGCGTCGGGTTAAGCCAATGGGGTGCACAGGGAATGGCCCTTGCAGGAAAAACCGCTGAAGATATTGTTAAATACTATTATAAAGGGATTTCAATAGCTAGAGCTTCTGATATTCTATAA